Proteins encoded by one window of Musa acuminata AAA Group cultivar baxijiao chromosome BXJ2-9, Cavendish_Baxijiao_AAA, whole genome shotgun sequence:
- the LOC135623704 gene encoding uncharacterized protein At5g39570-like isoform X1 yields the protein MAAAWRGRDEAVDDFDEYDPTPYGGGYDLSLTFGRPLPPSEEICYPISSGASGVDYERPHYSSGSVPSAYEADYGDPYGRSRPKPQPAYGFRPQQEVEEGGVGDFGAYGGGRRPQPRPEYGDYGSEYGGRPKRDEEPSYGYEGYGSYQTDEYGCGAQPTYERPVYGGEEETGGYSRPSRYDPDQGEGYRRPNYQGDDSDEEKNHNYGKHHHHRNYADDE from the exons ATGGCGGCCGCCTGGAGAGGACGCGATGAAGCGGTGGACGACTTCGACGAGTACGATCCGACGCCGTACGGCGGAGGATACGATCTCAGCCTCACCTTCGGGCGCCCCCTCCCGCCGTCAGAGGAGATCTGCTATCCCATCTCCTCTGGTGCCTCCGGCGTCGACTACGAGAGACCTCACTACTCCTCCGGCTCCGTCCCCTCCGCCTATGAAGCTGACTACGGGGACCCCTACGGTCGCTCGAGGCCCAAGCCGCAGCCGGCTTACGGCTTCCGACCCCAGCAGGAGGTCGAGGAAGGAGGAGTAGGCGATTTCGGCGCCTACGGTGGTGGCAGGCGCCCCCAGCCTAGACCTGAGTATGGCGACTACGGATCCGAGTATGGTGGGAGGCCCAAGCGCGACGAAGAACCTTCATACGGATACGAGGGCTACGGATCTTACCAGACCGACGAGTATGGCTGCGGGGCGCAACCAACATATGAGAGGCCCGTTTACGGCGGCGAAGAGGAGACCGGAGGGTATAGTAGGCCGAGCAGATATGACCCAGATCAAGGTGAAGGATATCGCCGCCCTAATTAT CAGGGTGATGATTCTGATGAGGAAAAGAATCACAACTATGGTAAGCATCACCATCACCGCAACTATGCTGATGATGAATGA
- the LOC135623704 gene encoding uncharacterized protein At5g39570-like isoform X2, with amino-acid sequence MAAAWRGRDEAVDDFDEYDPTPYGGGYDLSLTFGRPLPPSEEICYPISSGASGVDYERPHYSSGSVPSAYEADYGDPYGRSRPKPQPAYGFRPQQEVEEGGVGDFGAYGGGRRPQPRPEYGDYGSEYGGRPKRDEEPSYGYEGYGSYQTDEYGCGAQPTYERPVYGGEEETGGYSRPSRYDPDQGEGYRRPNYGDDSDEEKNHNYGKHHHHRNYADDE; translated from the exons ATGGCGGCCGCCTGGAGAGGACGCGATGAAGCGGTGGACGACTTCGACGAGTACGATCCGACGCCGTACGGCGGAGGATACGATCTCAGCCTCACCTTCGGGCGCCCCCTCCCGCCGTCAGAGGAGATCTGCTATCCCATCTCCTCTGGTGCCTCCGGCGTCGACTACGAGAGACCTCACTACTCCTCCGGCTCCGTCCCCTCCGCCTATGAAGCTGACTACGGGGACCCCTACGGTCGCTCGAGGCCCAAGCCGCAGCCGGCTTACGGCTTCCGACCCCAGCAGGAGGTCGAGGAAGGAGGAGTAGGCGATTTCGGCGCCTACGGTGGTGGCAGGCGCCCCCAGCCTAGACCTGAGTATGGCGACTACGGATCCGAGTATGGTGGGAGGCCCAAGCGCGACGAAGAACCTTCATACGGATACGAGGGCTACGGATCTTACCAGACCGACGAGTATGGCTGCGGGGCGCAACCAACATATGAGAGGCCCGTTTACGGCGGCGAAGAGGAGACCGGAGGGTATAGTAGGCCGAGCAGATATGACCCAGATCAAGGTGAAGGATATCGCCGCCCTAATTAT GGTGATGATTCTGATGAGGAAAAGAATCACAACTATGGTAAGCATCACCATCACCGCAACTATGCTGATGATGAATGA
- the LOC135621949 gene encoding patatin-like protein 2: MLILFFSDNKKKKSKSITARKSLAAIGTNCRFAESIQIFAHQQLSVFMEKSKSKINQIQAPTFGNLITILSIDGGGIRGIIPATILSFLESELQKLDGEDARIADYFDVISGTSTGGLVTAMLTAPDDNNRPLFAAKDIKSFYLEHSSKIFPQIGGLLAGVRRMFQAVWGPKYNGKYLHSLIKEKLGGVRLHQTLTNVIIPTFDIKQLHPIIFSSYEVKRNRILDARLSDICIGTTAAPTYLPAHYFETKCSKGSSREFHLVDGGVAANNPALVAVGEVTKELHKKNPDYFPYKPMDYRKILLISLGTGSAKVEGKFSAKRASKWGVLGWLLSSGSNPLFDVFMQSSADMVDIHLSVVFQALQSKSNYLRIEDDTLSGTVSSVDISTKENLADLVNIGEQLLKKPVSRVNLETGIYEPVGNGEGTNEDALKRFATILSDERRLRELRSPSVKSP, from the exons ATGCTCATCTTGTTCTTCTCtgataacaagaaaaaaaaaagtaaatctaTCACTGCAAGAAAAAGCCTTGCAGCGATTGGAACAAATTGCAGGTTCGCGGAGTCGATCCAGATCTTTGCTCATCAACAGCTTTCAGTGTTCATGGAGAAATCAAAATCAAAGATCAACCAGATACAGGCCCCTACTTTCGGGAACCTGATCACCATTCTAAGCATAGATGGAGGAGGCATAAGAGGAATCATCCCTGCCACCATCCTCAGCTTCTTGGAGTCCGAGCTTCAG AAACTTGATGGCGAGGATGCAAGGATTGCAGACTACTTTGACGTGATTTCCGGAACAAGCACTGGAGGTCTCGTTACGGCAATGTTAACTGCACCTGATGACAACAATCGACCGCTCTTCGCAGCCAAAGACATAAAATCGTTTTACTTGGAACACAGCTCGAAAATTTTTCCCCAGATTGG AGGATTACTGGCTGGAGTCAGAAGGATGTTTCAAGCTGTATGGGGACCAAAGTACAATGGGAAGTATTTGCACTCGCTTATCAAGGAAAAACTAGGAGGTGTAAGGTTGCATCAAACCCTAACCAACGTGATAATTCCAACTTTCGATATCAAGCAGCTCCACCCAATCATCTTCTCTAGCTACGAG GTGAAGCGTAATAGAATTTTGGATGCTCGCCTTTCCGACATCTGTATCGGCACAACTGCAGCTCCTACTTACCTCCCAGCCCATTATTTCGAAACCAAATGTTCTAAAGGAAGCTCTAGGGAGTTCCACCTGGTTGACGGTGGAGTGGCCGCTAACAATCCT GCACTGGTTGCTGTCGGAGAAGTGACGAAGGAGCTACACAAGAAGAACCCGGATTACTTCCCCTACAAGCCCATGGATTACCGCAAGATTCTGCTGATATCGTTAGGTACGGGATCGGCCAAGGTCGAAGGGAAGTTTAGCGCGAAACGCGCGAGCAAGTGGGGAGTTTTGGGTTGGCTGCTTAGTAGTGGATCGAATCCTTTGTTTGATGTGTTCATGCAATCGAGTGCTGACATGGTTGACATACATCTCTCGGTCGTCTTTCAAGCTCTCCAATCAAAATCGAATTACCTTCGCATCGAG GATGACACCTTATCTGGGACAGTGTCGTCCGTTGATATCTCCACAAAAGAGAACCTTGCGGATCTCGTGAACATAGGAGAGCAGCTCTTGAAGAAGCCGGTCTCAAGGGTGAACTTAGAGACGGGCATCTATGAGCCAGTGGGAAACGGAGAAGGAACAAACGAAGATGCACTCAAAAGGTTTGCTACGATTCTGTCAGATGAGAGACGGCTCCGTGAATTACGATCTCCAAGCGTGAAATCGCCTTGA
- the LOC135623705 gene encoding uncharacterized protein LOC135623705: MIGVGKIKQYANVLEKPLSRGRQEVSLSAFAFLFSELVQYNQTQVDNIAELERRLEDAGYAVGARVLELLCHREKGNRRETRLLGILSFVHSTVWKVLFGKVADSLEKGTEHEDEYMISEKELLVNRFISIPKDMGAFNCGAFVAGIVKGVLDNAGFPAVVTAHFVPMEGQQRPRTTILIKFAEEVLRREARLG; the protein is encoded by the exons ATGATCGGCGTAGGAAAGATCAAGCAGTACGCCAACGTGCTCGAAAAGCCTCTTAGCAGAGGCCGTCAGGAG GTCAGCTTGAGTGCGTTTGCATTCTTGTTCTCAGAGTTAGTTCAGTACAACCAGACTCAAGTTGATAATATTGCAGAGCTAGAGAGAAG GCTTGAGGATGCAGGCTATGCTGTTGGTGCAAGAGTTCTTGAGCTTCTTTGCCATAGAGAGAAG GGTAACAGAAGGGAGACACGATTACTTGGGATTTTATCTTTTGTGCATAGCACAGTTTGGAAGGTGCTTTTCGGAAAG GTGGCTGATTCGCTTGAGAAAGGAACTGAACACGAAGATGAGTACATGATAAGCGAAAAGGAGCTTCTGGTCAACCG ATTTATATCCATACCAAAGGACATGGGAGCATTCAATTGTGGGGCATTTGTTGCTGGAATTGTCAAG GGTGTCTTAGATAATGCAGGTTTTCCTGCTGTCGTGACGGCGCACTTTGTCCCTATGGAGGGCCAACAGCGACCACGAACTACAATTTTGATAAAGTTTGCAGAAGAG GTACTCCGTAGAGAAGCAAGACTAGGCTGA